In Gossypium hirsutum isolate 1008001.06 chromosome D06, Gossypium_hirsutum_v2.1, whole genome shotgun sequence, one genomic interval encodes:
- the LOC107901067 gene encoding lysine-specific demethylase 2B has protein sequence MPVLRSRKILPVQPKPRKAQANIDPPATPTQGREQPATHSSPPSLTPSPKTLGSVSGSAPLLRRSLRLSTKASSNAGQDSVLEAEERIERRNGDVSRKRKLSVDNDVGFESGEDDESGEDEGVLSLRSGKRVTKKGPFGDGNGSGGDVEFEIDRKGKSMLVEESEDTEKPERSKERVNVKGKRRYSREEKGKWKLLVESALDSKDESLVDGSVSDVELLAQEVNLSDEKPSKKNNRRTSQGRMERFRDTARQNASRFAHFNTQEEDDNILSMEAESEIPSEELEEKGVEDWPGPFSTAMKIIRDRAANLNVRQGSSSSDKVQSLQIKWVPQKCKRKDWSKRLPPSLLDLSLRVLVDNADAIASLAHVPDALRHKLCHMLCDSRRMDSNFFDLLLNGSPTEIRLKDCSWLTEEQFTQCFEKCDTTNLTILQLDFCGHCFADYNLPSTLARSPNSLPALTTLSLTGAYRLSDAGLSALVSSAPALRSVNLSQCSFLTHSAIDILATSLASVLLELFIDDCQSIDAMLVLPSLKKLEHLEVLSVAGLESVTDSFIKEFLIARGDGIKELILMDCWKLTDSSLKIIAETCSNLRALDIGNISKLTDTSFGYLASGCRSLQSLKLCHNAFSDDAIAAFLEMSGEVLKELALNNVGKVGLNTALSLARRSRNLVSLDLSWCRNLTHEATGLIVDSCLSLRVLKLFGCSQITDVFLYGHSNAKVEIIGLKLSPFLEHIKTPAQGPFQYSSV, from the exons ATGCCGGTCCTGAGATCCCGCAAAATCCTTCCGGTCCAACCCAAGCCCCGAAAAGCTCAGGCCAACATCGACCCGCCCGCCACTCCCACTCAAGGCCGCGAACAACCCGCCACTCATTCATCGCCGCCTTCACTCACTCCCTCCCCTAAAACTCTTGGTTCAGTTTCCGGTTCCGCACCCTTACTTCGGCGGAGCCTTCGTCTTTCTACGAAAGCTTCGTCCAATGCCGGCCAGGATAGTGTTTTGGAGGCGGAGGAACGTATCGAACGACGAAACGGGGACGTTTCGAGAAAGAGGAAGTTGAGTGTGGATAACGATGTCGGTTTTGAGAGCGGCGAGGATGATGAGAGCGGCGAGGATGAAGGGGTATTGAGTTTGCGGTCGGGGAAGAGGGTTACTAAGAAGGGTCCATTTGGCGACGGCAACGGCAGCGGAGGCGATGTAGAGTTTGAAATTGACAGGAAAGGTAAAAGCATGTTAGTGGAAGAGAGTGAAGATACTGAGAAACCGGAAAGAAGCAAGGAGAGAGTGAATGTGAAGGGGAAAAGGAGATATagtagagaagagaaaggaaagtGGAAATTGCTTGTAGAAAGTGCTTTGGACTCTAAAGATGAGAGTTTAGTTGACGGTTCAGTTTCCGACGTTGAACTTCTAGCACAGGAAGTGAATTTGTCCGATGAAAAGCCAAGTAAGAAGAATAATAGGAGAACAAGTCAGGGGAGAATGGAGCGGTTTCGAGATACGGCTAGGCAAAATGCTTCTCGATTTGCCCATTTCAACACCCaggaagaagatgataacatATTATCAATGGAGGCTGAAAGCGAAATTCCGTCCGAAGAACTTGAAGAAAAGGGTGTTGAAGATTGGCCGGGTCCTTTCTCTACTGCTATGAAGATTATAAGGGATAGAGCAGCGAATTTGAACGTAAGACAGGGGAGTTCTTCCTCGGACAAGGTACAGTCCTTACAAATTAAGTGGGTTCCTCAAAAGTGTAAAAGAAAAGACTGGTCAAAGCGGCTGCCTCCATCATTGCTTGATTTGAGCTTGAGGGTTCTTGTCGATAATGCAGATGCGATTGCTTCGCTTGCTCATGTGCCTGATGCTCTGAGACACAAGCTCTGTCATATGCTCTGTGACTCGAGGCGAATGGATAGTAACTTTTTTGATCTCCTTCTTAATGGATCCCCTACTGAAATTCgcctcaaagattgttcatggtTAACTGAGGAGCAGTTCACTCAATGTTTTGAAAAGTGTGACACTACCAACTTGACG ATTCTCCAACTTGATTTCTGTGGCCACTGCTTCGCGGATTATAATTTACCTTCTACCTTAGCTCGGTCACCGAACAGCTTGCCTGCACTAACTACTTTGTCATTAACTGGTGCATATCGTCTTTCGGATGCGGGGCTTAGTGCTCTTGTTTCTTCTGCCCCTGCATTACGATCTGTAAATCTCAGCCAGTGTTCATTTCTTACCCACAGCGCTATTGACATTTTAGCTACCTCCTTGGCATCGGTTCTACTGGAACTATTTATCGATGATTGCCAAAGTATTGATGCAATGCTGGTTCTGCCATCATTGAAGAAGCTGGAGCATTTGGAAGTGTTGTCAGTAGCAGGGTTGGAGTCTGTAACTGATAGTTTTATCAAGGAATTTCTTATTGCAAGAGGTGATGGTATCAAGGAACTGATTTTGATGGATTGTTG GAAATTAACTGATTCTTCCTTGAAAATCATTGCGGAAACCTGTTCAAATTTACGAGCTCTTGACATTGGTAACATATCCAAACTGACAGACACTTCTTTCGGCTATCTGGCCAGTGGTTGTCGGTCATTGCAGTCATTGAAACTCTGCCACAATGCATTCAG TGATGATGCTATAGCTGCATTTCTTGAAATGTCTGGGGAGGTTTTGAAAGAGCTAGCACTGAACAATGTTGGGAAG GTTGGTCTTAATACAGCCTTATCACTTGCGAGGCGTTCAAGAAATTTGGTTAGTCTGGATCTATCTTGGTGCCGAAATCTGACTCATGAAGCTACGGGCTTGATTGTAGATAGCTGTTTATCGCTGAGGGTGCTTAAACTTTTTGGATGCTCTCAG ATTACAGACGTCTTTTTGTATGGCCATTCTAATGCCAAGGTAGAAATCATTGGTTTGAAGTTGTCTCCATTTCTGGAACATATCAAAACACCAGCTCAGGGTCCATTTCAGTACTCTTCAGTATGA